A genomic window from Punica granatum isolate Tunisia-2019 chromosome 2, ASM765513v2, whole genome shotgun sequence includes:
- the LOC116196879 gene encoding pentatricopeptide repeat-containing protein At1g08610, producing the protein MAFPIASQSSAVEASFSHCLHDRSGQLGPIPGIDKIFMIRVPSFLANCSIRCNSDAQFCYSSRRIGSSGRCFSTLLHRVQQQSISLNEIDAAQNVWVSESYLNGAERTTREQGKSRIGSSSSDGSFVGNNEETNNNILQSLCSKGRLVHAAKLVDVMGRHNQIPHFPSCINLIRGLIRIDRLENAAKVLTVMVMSGGIPDVITYNMMIGRLCKRGQLRAAIDLFEDMSLSGCSPDVISYNTIIRSMFDHRNYDQAIGFWKDQLRKGCPPFLVTYTILIELVCRHCGTARAVEVLEEMAIEGCHPDIVTYNSLVNYTCKQGKYDDLALVIHNLIIHGMEPNVITYNTLLHSLCTRGCLDEVDEILAIMNETSRFPTVVTYNILINGFCKFGLLDRAIKFYNQMVQENHLPDIVTHNTLLGALCKEGMVNEAVQLLHLLCGTSSAPSLISYNILIDGFGKTGDMKKAMSIYDEMMDNGIKADDITHRSMFWGFFRANQLEDAVDILKEMSKRNHKIGDAAYRSMINELCRNKKVDIAIPVLDMMISSEKKPDGMTYSTFVDSIAAAGMKEAADELRRELIGRKVLTDKNITQ; encoded by the coding sequence ATGGCGTTTCCAATAGCATCGCAAAGTTCTGCAGTGGAAGCTTCTTTTTCTCATTGTCTGCATGATCGCTCTGGCCAACTGGGCCCCATTCCTGGTATTGATAAGATCTTCATGATTAGAGTACCTAGCTTTCTCGCCAATTGCTCAATTAGATGCAACAGTGATGCGCAGTTTTGCTATTCAAGCCGGCGCATTGGCAGTAGTGGAAGATGTTTTAGTACTTTATTGCACAGGGTTCAGCAGCAAAGTATTAGCTTAAATGAAATTGATGCTGCCCAAAATGTGTGGGTTTCCGAAAGTTACTTAAATGGTGCGGAGAGAACAACCAGAGAGCAAGGCAAGTCCAGGATAGGTTCTAGTTCTTCTGACGGTTCTTTTGTTGGAAACAATGAGGAAACAAACAATAATATTCTTCAAAGCCTGTGCAGCAAAGGAAGATTAGTACATGCAGCAAAGCTGGTAGATGTCATGGGCCGGCACAACCAAATTCCTCATTTTCCTTCCTGCATAAACTTGATAAGGGGCCTTATCAGGATTGACCGGCTAGAAAATGCTGCCAAAGTCCTCACGGTAATGGTTATGTCTGGTGGGATTCCAGATGTCATCACGTACAATATGATGATCGGTCGTCTTTGTAAGAGAGGACAACTGAGAGCTGCCATTGATCTCTTTGAAGATATGAGCTTGAGTGGTTGCTCTCCCGATGTAATTTCTTATAATACCATTATCCGCAGTATGTTTGATCATCGTAATTATGATCAGGCTATTGGGTTTTGGAAGGACCAATTGAGGAAGGGCTGCCCTCCCTTTCTAGTCACTTACACCATCCTAATTGAGTTAGTCTGCAGACACTGTGGAACTGCACGGGCGGTGGAAGTATTGGAAGAGATGGCCATAGAAGGTTGCCATCCTGATATTGTGACGTACAACTCGTTGGTTAATTACACATGCAAGCAGGGCAAGTATGATGATTTAGCTTTAGTGATTCATAATCTAATCATTCATGGGATGGAGCCCAATGTTATAACTTACAACACTCTTCTTCATTCTCTCTGCACCCGTGGGTGTTTGGATGAAGTGGACGAGATTCTTGCAATCATGAATGAGACCTCACGCTTCCCCACAGTTGTGACTTACAATATTTTGATCAATGGTTTCTGTAAGTTTGGTCTTTTAGATCGTGCCATCAAGTTCTACAATCAAATGGTTCAGGAAAACCACTTACCTGATATTGTAACGCACAACACCCTCTTGGGTGCTCTTTGTAAGGAGGGCATGGTCAACGAGGCAGTCCAACTGCTACACTTATTGTGTGGTACGAGCTCTGCTCCCAGCCTGATTAGTTACAATATCCTTATTGATGGCTTTGGCAAAACCGGTGATATGAAGAAAGCAATGTCGATATATGATGAAATGATGGAtaatggtatcaaagctgaTGATATCACCCACCGGTCCATGTTTTGGGGCTTCTTTCGGGCAAATCAACTCGAGGATGCTGTAGACATTCTGAAGGAGATGAGTAAAAGGAATCACAAGATTGGAGATGCTGCTTACAGATCCATGATCAATGAACTCTGTAGAAATAAGAAAGTTGACATTGCCATACCAGTTCTTGATATGATGATCTCTAGTGAGAAGAAGCCCGATGGGATGACTTACTCGACTTTTGTCGACAGCATAGCTGCAGCAGGTATGAAGGAAGCAGCTGACGAGTTGCGCCGTGAGCTTATTGGACGGAAAGTTCTCACTGACAAGAATATTACCCAATGA